A stretch of DNA from Mycobacteriales bacterium:
CGGCTGTGTCGGCGCAACCGACGGTGCCGGCTGTGTCGATGCCGGGTTGCTGCAGCTCACAAGCGCGACGAGCACGAGCCCGACCCCGCCCGCCGTGGCTTTGATCGGCATTCCGCTCCTCGCAGGCCTCGACTCCACAACGCGGGGGGCAACATAGCAGCAGAGGTGGCCACGACGACTGCCGCACAGCCGGCGTCGGTCACGAAGAGGTGTTGGCTGGTCGACGCCGGCTCAGGTCAGGAAGGTCACCGGCACCGACTCGACGACGGCGGTGGCGAGGCTGGGGTGGAACACCGCCGGCCCCCTGGCCTCGATGTTCGGGAACCGGGCCAGCAGTTCCTCGAACGCGACCCGAGCCTCGACCTGCGCCACGAACGCCCCGACGCAGCGGTGCGGACCCCAGGAGAACGCCAGCACATCACTCGGACGCCGATCGAGGTCGAAACGCAGCGGCTCGTCGAACATCGCCGGGTCGTAATTGGCGACCGTGAAGTTCATGACCACCGCCTCACCCGCACGGATCCGATGGCCGCCGATCTCGGTGTCGGCGGTCGCGGTGCGCCGGATGTAGCGGCCGGGGGTGACCACCCGCAGCATCTCCGCCACCGCGTCCGCGATCAGCGACCGGTCGGCCACGATCCGGGCCTTGGCCTCGGGGTGGCGCAGCAGGAGGTCGAGCCCCGCGCCGATCAGGTTTCCGGTGGTCTCCAGGCCGGCCACGAGCAGCAGCCAGCACCACATCACGACCTCCTCGTCGGCGAGGCCGGTGCGGGTGAGATCGGTGATGAGGTCCTCGCGCGGGGCGGCCTTGCGGGCGGCGACCTCGCCCGCGAAGAACCCAACCATGTCGCCGATGGCGCCGAAGTCGGGTGTGGCACCCGGCTCGAAGGACTGCAGGATGGTGTTCGCCCAGATCTCGAAGTCGTGCTCGCGGTCGGTGCTGACCCCGAGCAGCCGGGTGGTGGCGAGGAGTGGGACCCGGGTGGCGAAGGCCCGCATGAAGTCGGCCTCCTGCCCGGGCTCGATCGCGTCCAGGATGTCCCGGATCTCTGCGCGGATGGCGGGTTCGAGCTGCGCGGCCATGGCCGGGCGGAAATGCTGGTTGATCGGGACACGCAGCCGGCGGTGGCCCGCGGCGTCCATGATGTTGGCCGGCCGCAGGGCCACCGGCAGCTCCGCGGTGAGGCTGCTGGAGGACTGCAGGTCCCGTTTGACGTCGAAGGCGGCGGCGTTGAGGTGCACCCCGAACTCGGTGGTGAACAGCTCGCCGTCCTGGCCGACCTGCCGGATCAGTTCGTGGCGGCACACGTTCCAGAACGGCTGCGTGTACTCGGCCTCGACCCAGTACACCGGGTCGTCGGCGTGGATGTGCAGGTAGGCCGGCCGGTTCGCCTCGGTGTAGAAGAGCGGATCGCTGGCGTCCACCGTCGTGCCCGCAGCGGTATCGGTGCTCGGTCCGGTCATGTCGTCCCCATCCGTCGAACAGCACATTAGCCAAAACTGATCAGATGTTCAACTTCGATTCACCGATCGAAATATGCTCTGAGCAGCCGATCCGGCGAGCCGGGGGAATGGGCAGAGCTGATTGCTGTCAATCGGTTGACGGCAGATCGAGTTCTGGTAGTTGGCGGTGGGAGATCTCCCGTGCGGACGCGGCGTCGACACCGAAGCCGCGCAGCATCATCTCCGCCCCGGCGGTGTCGGCGTTAGGTCCGACCCGACCGGCAAGCACACCCTTGATCGCGGCGAACGCCGCGGCGGCGACCGATGTCAGGCAGAGTTCCAGGTCCTCGATGTGGAATCGGCCGCTGCTGATGCCGCGTTCCAGGGTCTTGCGGGCGTAGGGCAGCAGCGAGTTCTCGAACAGTGCGTCAGCGCCGACGAGCTTGACCAGCACGCCGGCCAGCTCCGGCTCGTCGCGGGCGAACCGTACGAACCGCCGGTAGGAGAACGATGCCGTCTCCGCCGGATCGGTGAACTCAAGCGCTCGCGCGCCGATCGCGGCGGCGGCGCTGTCGAGGACCTCGGTCAGGACCGCTTCGACGATCGCATCCTTGGACTCGAAGTGGCTGTAGAAGGTGCCGAATCCGAGGTCCGCCATCTCCGTGACGTCGCCGATGCGCAGGTTGTCCTCGCCGCGTTCGGCGATGATCCGCCGAGCCGCCGCCATCAGGCGTCGGCGAGCTTCGAGCTTGCGGCGATCACGGCGCCCCAGAGGGGCTGTCTCCTGTGGCACGACCCGATACTGCCAGGATTCGACCGTAAACTCGAACTTGATTGGTGAATCGAGCTATCGTCATCCCTCACATGCGTTCGTCATTGCCGGGTACGTGACGTCGTTCGGGTTGACCTCGGCGTCGCTGAAGTGTCTCAGCGCGGGTCGGGCGGCCAAGGCGCCCTCGTCGTAGCTATCAGGGTCACCTCGGTCGTAGCCGAGGAGCACCAGTTGGTGTTCGGCAAGCATCGGGAACGTGCGTCCGATCCGGGCCAGCGGCGTATCGGCGATTCCGAGCAGGTGAGCGATGCCGGTCGCGTCGAGGATGCCGCTACGAGTGCGCTCCGGAGAGCTGAGATCCGCATCGCCGTCGAAGTAGGCGAGCTGAACGTCGTCGTGGACGCGTTGGAGCCCCGCGACTACGCCGAGCGTGATAGTGCAGTCCCCGCCGAGCACGACTGGGTAGCCGGCCGGCTCGGACCTCCCGCTCGACGGCGTCGGCGACAGCGAGGGCCACCCTGAGGACTGCGTCGAGGTTGCGTGCGGTCGCGCGGCCGTGGATGCGGAACCGGTGCCTTGTTGCGACGAGTACATCGATCTGGCTGTTGCTGCGCGGCCGAAGGGTCCGATCAGCGAGGGCGAGGATTGCTGTCGCCAGTACTTCTTCCCAGTGTTACTGCAGCAACCCGATGGCGAGGGCCATACCCAGGAACAACGTCAGCTGGTATGCGCTGTTGATCACGGTGAGCCGCGCCGGCTTCTGCTCGAAGGCGTTGTGCTGCACCAGAGTCGTCAGCGAGAACCCGAGCGAGGTCACGAATCCGACGGCCAGATCGAGCCAGAGCGGATCGCTGGCGAAGAAGCCCGACGCGAGGGAGCAGCCGGCGGCGAGCACCAGCGCCGTGACGAGGATCGACGCCAGGAGGATTGCGAGCGGGCGCTTGCCGGCTCTCTTGGAATCCTCCTCGGTCACGCCCGTCAGCTCCCTCCAGACGCCGAGGAAGGCCCACCCGTACCAGACCATGGCTATTGCCATCCCGACCGCGGTCGCCACCGCGACGGCCAGCCAACTGATACTCATCTCCCCGCGGATCTCCTCTGCTCGACATCTGTCCGTGTGGTTGATAAAATCAACTACGATGGATAAAGTCAAGCAGGGCTCGAAGAAGCCCCGTTCTTACGGGCAGTTCTGCGGACTCGCGCGCGCCTTGGACATCGTGGGCGACCGCTGGACCCTCTTGATCGTGCGGGAGCTGCTTCCCGGTCCGATGCGCTACACCGAGCTGAAGGCCTCGCTCGCGGGAATCGCGACGAACCTCCTGGCGGAACGGCTGCGGACCCTGGAGGCGAACGGGATCGTCGAGCGCCGCCTGGAGGAAGCGGGCGTCGTCTACGCGCTCACGCCCTGGGGCGCAGGGCTCCGCGAACCGATGGAGGCGCTCGGCAGGTGGGGCGCGCCGCTGTTGCTGACAGGACGTGGCGGCGATTCGTTCCAGCCGCGCTGGCTGGCGCTCGCTCTCCCCGGCCTGCTGCGGGGGATGGCTGCGACCCCTTCGGTGGAGCTCGGCGTCGAGACGGACGGCTTCCTCATGATCCTGCGCATCGACGAGGACGGTCCCAGTGTGATCGTCCGGCCCGATCAGCAGCCGGACACGATCTTCACCGCCGCGCCGGAGGTCATCATTGGGCTCGCGGTCGGCGGCCTCACGATCGACCAGGCACTCTCCATGGGAGACCTCCAGGGCGACAGGCGAGTCCTGTGCGAGGTGTTCCCTCCGGGGCGGGCGACCGCCGCTTCCGAGTTCCCGCCGTTGCCGACGGACGACTGACAGCAGCGGCAACCTTCGGCCTCGATAGATCAAACGGCTTCGCCGGATGTGCCGGGTGGCGGCCGGGAGCGGAGCGGCAAGGCGGGCCGGGCCCAGAGTAGCGAGAATGGGCACTCACGGGGCTCCCTCGGGCTCGGGGCCGTTGTAGCCCTCTTGGGACGAGTCGTCCATGCCGACCTGGAAGCCGACCTTGGGACCGATGTTGTTGTCCCGGATCGTGGCGTTGGTCGAGTTGTTCTGCAGTGAGAACGCCTTGTCGATCTTGCCGACGACGGTGTTGCCGGTGAGCGTGACACCGCTGATGTCGTCGAAGAAGAATGCCTGGCCGGCGCCGTTGTCGCAGTAGTTGTTCGTGACGGTGAAGTTGCTGGAGCTGCCTTCCCCGGTGCCGTCGCCGGCCTCGCTGTCCGGGCCTTCGGCGATCAGGCACATGTTGTCGACGTTCTCGAACCGGTTGTTGTCGATGAGCACGCGCTGGCTCGGGCCGGTCTCGTCGGAGGTGGCGAAGGTCTGGATGGCGTCGGC
This window harbors:
- a CDS encoding cytochrome P450, whose amino-acid sequence is MTGPSTDTAAGTTVDASDPLFYTEANRPAYLHIHADDPVYWVEAEYTQPFWNVCRHELIRQVGQDGELFTTEFGVHLNAAAFDVKRDLQSSSSLTAELPVALRPANIMDAAGHRRLRVPINQHFRPAMAAQLEPAIRAEIRDILDAIEPGQEADFMRAFATRVPLLATTRLLGVSTDREHDFEIWANTILQSFEPGATPDFGAIGDMVGFFAGEVAARKAAPREDLITDLTRTGLADEEVVMWCWLLLVAGLETTGNLIGAGLDLLLRHPEAKARIVADRSLIADAVAEMLRVVTPGRYIRRTATADTEIGGHRIRAGEAVVMNFTVANYDPAMFDEPLRFDLDRRPSDVLAFSWGPHRCVGAFVAQVEARVAFEELLARFPNIEARGPAVFHPSLATAVVESVPVTFLT
- a CDS encoding helix-turn-helix domain-containing protein; translated protein: MAAARRIIAERGEDNLRIGDVTEMADLGFGTFYSHFESKDAIVEAVLTEVLDSAAAAIGARALEFTDPAETASFSYRRFVRFARDEPELAGVLVKLVGADALFENSLLPYARKTLERGISSGRFHIEDLELCLTSVAAAAFAAIKGVLAGRVGPNADTAGAEMMLRGFGVDAASAREISHRQLPELDLPSTD
- a CDS encoding arginase family protein is translated as MLGGDCTITLGVVAGLQRVHDDVQLAYFDGDADLSSPERTRSGILDATGIAHLLGIADTPLARIGRTFPMLAEHQLVLLGYDRGDPDSYDEGALAARPALRHFSDAEVNPNDVTYPAMTNACEG
- a CDS encoding DUF1761 domain-containing protein; the encoded protein is MSISWLAVAVATAVGMAIAMVWYGWAFLGVWRELTGVTEEDSKRAGKRPLAILLASILVTALVLAAGCSLASGFFASDPLWLDLAVGFVTSLGFSLTTLVQHNAFEQKPARLTVINSAYQLTLFLGMALAIGLLQ
- a CDS encoding winged helix-turn-helix transcriptional regulator; amino-acid sequence: MDKVKQGSKKPRSYGQFCGLARALDIVGDRWTLLIVRELLPGPMRYTELKASLAGIATNLLAERLRTLEANGIVERRLEEAGVVYALTPWGAGLREPMEALGRWGAPLLLTGRGGDSFQPRWLALALPGLLRGMAATPSVELGVETDGFLMILRIDEDGPSVIVRPDQQPDTIFTAAPEVIIGLAVGGLTIDQALSMGDLQGDRRVLCEVFPPGRATAASEFPPLPTDD